DNA sequence from the Streptomyces sp. HUAS 15-9 genome:
TAGTGGGGACAGGGGTGAGAGCGGTCAAGATGCTTGAAGAGTCGAAAAGATTCGACGACTCCGTTGAGGAAATGTCAGCCGACTCCCCTGTCCATCTTCGTCACTTGGCGCTACCTTCCTTCGCACCAGTGGGAGCGATTCCGTTCAGTCGACGCGTCCGGCACGCGTCCGAGCTGCAAGGAGTCGCTCATGCGACACCCCCCGCGTTCACTACTTTTAGCCGTCGCCGGTGCGGTCGCCCTCGTCGGGACCGCACTGGCGCCGGTGGTCTCGGCGTCCGGGGCCACGCCCGCCTGCACGGTCGAGTACTCCGTCACCGGCCAGTGGGACACCGGCTTCCAGGGTGCCGTGAAGATCACCAACAACACGGCCGCGCTGAGTGGTTGGAGCCTCACCTTCGACTTCGCGAACGGCCAGAAGGTCACCCAGGGCTGGAGCGCCAAGTGGTCCCAGTCCGGCACCACCGTGACCACCGCCAACGAGAGCTGGAACGGCTCGCTCGGCACCGGCGCGAGTGTCAGCGCCGGGTTCCTCGGCTCCTGGTCGGGCAGCAACGCCGTACCGACCGCGTTCAAGCTCAACGGGACGACGTGCAACGCGGATGCGGAGCCCTCGCCCACCCCTACCGAGCCGCCACCGGGCAACGGCAACGCACCCGCCCTGCACGTCTTGGGCAACAAGCTCGTCGACGCCGACGGCAAGACCCGCCGGCTGCTCGGTGTGAACCGCTCCGGCGGTGAGTTCATGTGCGTCCAGGGCTATGGCATCTGGGACGGTCCCGTGGACGACGCGGCGATCAAGGCGATCGCCGACTGGAAGGCAAACGCCGTACGCATCCCGCTCAACGAGGAGTGCTGGCTGGGCCTTTCCAACATCAAGCCCGAGTACGCCGGCGCCAACTACATCAACGCCGTCAAGGACCTGGTGGCCCGGGTCGAGGCGCACGGCATGACACCGGTCCTCGAACTCCACTGGTCCTACGGCCAGTACACCGGCAACTCCGCGGGCTGCTCCGACGTGCACGCCAGCTGCCAGAAGCCGATGCCCGACATGCAGTACAGCCCGTCGTTCTGGTCCTCGGTGGCCAGCACCTTCAAGAGTGACCCGGCCGCCGTGTTCGACCTGTTCAACGAGCCGTACCCGGACCGGGCGACCTCCACCACCACCCAGGCCTGGCAGTGCTGGAAGGACGGCGGCAACTGCCCCGGCATCTCCTACGAGGTCGCCGGCATGCAAGACCTCGTCGACGCCGTACGCGGCACCGGCGCCAAGAACGTCATCATGGCGGGCGGGCTCGCGTACTCCAACGACCTGAGCCAGTGGCTGACGTACCGGCCCACCGACCCGGCCGGCAATCTCGTCGCCGCCTACCACGTCTACAACTTCAACACCTGCGCGAACGAGAGCTGCTGGAACTCCACCCTCGCCCCGGTCGCGGCCCAAGTCCCGCTGGTCGCCGGGGAGGTCGGTGAGAACACCTGCTCGCACGCGTTCGTCGACCGGGTCATGAAGTGGTTCGACGACCGGAACCTGTCCTACCTCGGCTGGACCTGGAACACCTGGGACTGCTCCTCCGGCCCTTCCCTGATCACCGGCTTCGACGGAACCCCCACCGCGTACGGCATCGGCCTGCGCGACCACCTGCGCGCCATCAACCCGTAGCCCCCACCGAAGAAGGAGCCCCACTCATGAGTCGTACCAGAACAGCGGTACTCGCCGCCCTGGCGCTCGTCGCCGGGGCCTCGGGAACGGCCCTCACCACCGCACCGGCGAACGCCGCCGCGTCCGCCGTCCCGTGCACCGTCGACTACAAGGTGCAGAACCAGTGGGACACCGGCTTCACCGCCGCCGTCACCGTCACCAACAACGGCGCCGCCAAGAGCGGTTGGTCGGTGAAGTGGGCGTACTCCGGCAACCAGAAGGTCACCAACTACTGGAACACGAAGCTCACCCAGAGCGGCAGCGCCGTCACCGCCGACAATGAGACCTACAACGGCACGCTGGCGACCGGCGGTTCGGTCAGCTTCGGCTTCAACGCCTCCTACAGCGGCGGCAACGCCATCCCGACCGCCTTCACGCTCGACGGCGTCACCTGCAACGTCGACGACGGGGGCAGCGGCGGAGGCGGAGGGGGCGGCGGCGGTGGCGGTACCGGCAGCCGGGTCGACAACCCGTACGCCGGTGCCAAGGTGTACGTGAACCCGGAGTGGTCCGCGAAGGCCGCCGCGGAGCCCGGCGGCAGCCGCGTCTCCAACCAGCCCACCGGCGTCTGGCTCGACCGCATCGCCGCCATCAACGGAGTGAACGGCAGCATGGGCCTGCGCGCCCACCTCGACGCGGCCCTCGCCCAGAAGGGCAGCAACGAAGAGGTCGTCCAACTGGTCGTCTACGACCTGCCGGGACGCGACTGCGCGGCCCTGGCGTCCAACGGCGAGCTGGGCGCGACCGAGATCGACAAGTACAAGACGCAGTTCATCGACCCGATCGCGGCGATCCTCTCCGACAGCAAGTACGCCTCGCTCAGGATCGTCACCACCATCGAGATCGACTCGCTGCCCAACCTCGTCACCAACACCGGCAGCCGCGCCACCGCCACGCCCGCGTGCGACACCATGCTCGCCAACGGCAACTATGTGAAGGGCGTCGGCTACGCCCTCGCCAAGCTCGGCGCGATCCCCAACGTCTACAACTACCTCGACGCCGGGCACCACGGCTGGCTCGGCTGGGACGACAACTTCGGCCCCGCGGCCACCCTGTTCAAGCAGGCGGCCACCAGCGAGGGCGCGACCGTCGACGACGTGGCCGGGTTCATCACCAACACCGCCAACTACAGCGCCCTGAAGGAGAACAACTTCACCGTCAACGACACGGTGAACGGCACCTCCGTCCGCCAGTCGAAGTGGGTCGACTGGAACCGCTACGTCGACGAGCAGTCCTTCGCGCAGGCCTTCCGCAACCAGTTGGTCTCGGTCGGCTTCAACTCGGGCATCGGCATGCTGATCGACACCTCCCGCAACGGCTGGGGCGGCACCGCGCGCCCGGCCGGCCCCGGCCCGCAGACCAGCGTGGACACGTACGTCGACGGCGGCCGCTACGACCGCCGTATCCACGTCGGCAACTGGTGCAACCAGTCCGGAGCCGGGCTCGGCGAGCGCCCGCAGGCCGCCCCGGCGACCGGGATCGACGCCTATGTGTGGATGAAGCCGCCGGGTGAGTCCGACGGCTCCAGCACCGCCATCGCCAACGATGAGGGCAAGGGCTTCGACCGGATGTGCGACCCGACGTACACGGGCAACGCCCGCAACGGCAACAACA
Encoded proteins:
- a CDS encoding cellulase family glycosylhydrolase — protein: MRHPPRSLLLAVAGAVALVGTALAPVVSASGATPACTVEYSVTGQWDTGFQGAVKITNNTAALSGWSLTFDFANGQKVTQGWSAKWSQSGTTVTTANESWNGSLGTGASVSAGFLGSWSGSNAVPTAFKLNGTTCNADAEPSPTPTEPPPGNGNAPALHVLGNKLVDADGKTRRLLGVNRSGGEFMCVQGYGIWDGPVDDAAIKAIADWKANAVRIPLNEECWLGLSNIKPEYAGANYINAVKDLVARVEAHGMTPVLELHWSYGQYTGNSAGCSDVHASCQKPMPDMQYSPSFWSSVASTFKSDPAAVFDLFNEPYPDRATSTTTQAWQCWKDGGNCPGISYEVAGMQDLVDAVRGTGAKNVIMAGGLAYSNDLSQWLTYRPTDPAGNLVAAYHVYNFNTCANESCWNSTLAPVAAQVPLVAGEVGENTCSHAFVDRVMKWFDDRNLSYLGWTWNTWDCSSGPSLITGFDGTPTAYGIGLRDHLRAINP
- a CDS encoding glycoside hydrolase family 6 protein, yielding MSRTRTAVLAALALVAGASGTALTTAPANAAASAVPCTVDYKVQNQWDTGFTAAVTVTNNGAAKSGWSVKWAYSGNQKVTNYWNTKLTQSGSAVTADNETYNGTLATGGSVSFGFNASYSGGNAIPTAFTLDGVTCNVDDGGSGGGGGGGGGGGTGSRVDNPYAGAKVYVNPEWSAKAAAEPGGSRVSNQPTGVWLDRIAAINGVNGSMGLRAHLDAALAQKGSNEEVVQLVVYDLPGRDCAALASNGELGATEIDKYKTQFIDPIAAILSDSKYASLRIVTTIEIDSLPNLVTNTGSRATATPACDTMLANGNYVKGVGYALAKLGAIPNVYNYLDAGHHGWLGWDDNFGPAATLFKQAATSEGATVDDVAGFITNTANYSALKENNFTVNDTVNGTSVRQSKWVDWNRYVDEQSFAQAFRNQLVSVGFNSGIGMLIDTSRNGWGGTARPAGPGPQTSVDTYVDGGRYDRRIHVGNWCNQSGAGLGERPQAAPATGIDAYVWMKPPGESDGSSTAIANDEGKGFDRMCDPTYTGNARNGNNMSGALPNAPLSGHWFSAQFQQLMQNAYPPLP